The Saccharomyces eubayanus strain FM1318 chromosome XIII, whole genome shotgun sequence DNA segment AACATATGGGAAGGACAAATTTAAACCTTGGACACCAAATTGACGTTCGTAAGTGTTAACCAAAGAGGCACCGTCTGGCCAATAGTCGTTGGTGTCAGCAGAATTGTCTAAGGCAAAAATGGCATCCAGTTGACGTTCCTTTTGCAACAATGGCACTAATGGGATATTTTGGTTATCTTCACCACCATCAACCAAGAATAGATCATCAGAGTCGATAATGCCAGAGGtggcatttttttggatgaaATTTGCTCCCTTGAATGGATTTGGAGCGTAAATGGCAATGTCATCATTAGCTTCGGATAAGTCGGTTAAGAAATCCGTGGCCAGATTAGCGATGAACGATGGTAAACCGGTAGAATTCAAACGTAGCAAAAACTGGTTGAACAAGGTAGATGAAGTGGCTGTCAGGAAACCTGTGTTGTCGAACCCGGCAATACACTTACCCTTGTTAACTGGCTTACCGTTGGTAACATTGGTTCCGAGATACTTGACATCGGTGAAAGCGTTCAAAGAAGGATCCCAAGAACCCATTTCGAATGGATTAAACTCGAAAAGAGTCGCATTCAAGTTTATCACGGTGGTACCTGGGTACCTACCGTCTGCGACCGTAATGGGGAAGGGCATTTCCGcgtttttgaaaacgtCAGCCTCTCTCAAAGTAGACCATGTGTATCCTTGGCCACCACGGTACAAGCTTGGCCAGAAATTGTAGGCCAGAGCACGGCCCCATACGTCGGCCAAAGAGATGTTGAAACCGGCATCTTGCTTTGCTTGAACATCATCGGAAATATCGTCCCATCTGCTCCCAGTCTTGAAGATGTTGATACCGCCTGGGGTAAGAATCGAGTGAGAGATGTCCCAGATTGAGTTGGATGCAGTCGTGTTGTCCACGATGTCTTGCACAGAGGTCCAGTTATTCCAGGCCAGAGTGCTTGTCAACCAGTTACCCCCTGACAGACCCGCCAGGTAAGTGGCACCTTGTAGTAACCCGCCAAGACCGTGCTCGTTGGCGCCAACAGTACGGTTGTCCATAGCAGCAATCATACCTGCACCAGACAACATGGCACGGTAACCACCACCGGAACAGGCGACACCAATCTTGGGCATGTTGGAGGAATTACTACCGAAAAGAGTGGAGAGCAACGAACTGTCGCTGAAGTTGGAAGTGGCCCTATCCAAGAAAGAATGTAAGGCCTCCTTGGTGTACGcatctcttttctttagcCATTCGGTTTCGTTTGTTGATAAGTCAGAGGCTTCTCTAACTAGATTGATATCGTCATCACAGGTTACATTTGCCGGAACGTAACTATTACTTGGTGACCACGCGTCAACATTTTCTGTCAATGCAGTCAAAATTGTAGCAGACGCTAACAAATTTTGCAACTTCATTGTTATGtgacctttttttttttttccttttttcccttttaaCGAAGATGGTTTAGTTTCTTACTAACTTATATCgatggaaagaaaaagtaaaccttaagaaaataaagaagaaaacgcACGGCTAATTACCTAACTGTTACTTTAGACTTGATAAccttaaaaaagaaatttacCTCCAGCAAAAAACTCTACAGCTGTCTGATGGCGTTTGGAGTGTTTATATACAAGATGAAAGGGTTCATTTGCCTAAGCAGCCAAAAAGAGTAAAGTAAATAAGTAATCCTAATTGAAAATAGGAGATGTAAGTAGCATTGTTTattagaaagaaaaaagtgcGCGAATAAGACGGGCAAGTGGCAGCCTGTTGTCGCAGCATAAGGCTATTTCCCGAAATAGACAAGGGTGTGGTAAGCTTAACAAGGGGGGAGGCGAAATCGAAGACGGAGTTTTTGTAGGGCTGCTTACGGCAGACCTACAAAACACCCATACGTTACACTGTGCGGCCTCTCCGAGACCTACCGCGCTCACTGCCCGAGAAAGGGCAGGGCACGGTCCGGACGGCTCGGCGTCGGGTTCGGGGCGGAGGGGGCTGACGGCGGGCGGGTCCGACCCAGGGAAGCGGGCCAGAACCCTTTTAGTGTCATGCTCATAGGCGGCTTTCACTGCTGTAGGCGGAGAATAGCTTTCAGGCGGGCAGGAAGACCGTTCTGCCAAAAGCTGTACCAGCGGCAAAGCAAACAGCCACCCCCATGCTTCCACCGGCAGATAGTAGCCGCCGAAGAAACTGGCGCGGACCCTTGAAGGATGAcctgatttgaaaaaaacagtaTTTTCTGGCACGGATTCTGGAACCACCAGGGACCGCGTGTCTGAAAATGGGTGGAGCTTACTATAGATTGAAGGGCAGACAGGCTTGGATCGTTTGTAATCGGCTCGTATGCACGAAGACTGGTCACTGCGCGAGCGCTGTCAACAGGGTCCTGCGACAAAGTATAGTGGGAGATGGCGCGTGGCTTGACCCACGCACCCGTTATGGTATTAACAAACCCCTTTTGCCACCGCTCACCGATAATACGGAGATTGTTGGTGGTGAGGtacttaaaaaaattcaagggACATTTCTTTGTCCCTGTTAATTGTTGTGGTTTTTTTGCTCTGAGCAAAATTTAGCagctttgttttcttctctctAGGTGGTTGCTCCGTTACTCAGTCTGTATTGACAAGGTCCCGAGACCTTGCcatgtttttcttgacacatttttttttttctctttgcaAAGTCATGCCGAAACAAGAGTGTTTCCCGTTTTGTCAAAGATGCACATATGCGCATGTCTCTTCAGTTTGATCTGTGCCTGTCCGCCTTCAAGTAAGTGTGTTTTGAGCGTAACTTGACCAAGGTAGCAAAGCATGCGTTGGAGGACAGTCTCTGGTTACTTCTTTCCATAGATGACTAAAAAGGGCCCTTTCTCTTGGTAGCCGTTCAGCAGGCGGACGCCACAGTGGAGTCGCTAAGACCGAAATATGCATCTGTGGAAAAACgtcaaaaatataaaagaacaagagagTGCAAAGGTTAGACtggatattttttaaaaaaaaaagaaaagaaaaggactaacaacaacaacgcATTAAGCAAGAGCTAACCGCACTATAAGATGGTTAAAGTATACGTTCACGACAACAAGAGCGGCATCGATTACCGCGAATCTCACAATTCCGGCACGGAGCTTTCCCTAGATGAGCTAGCGAAATTGGGAGTGATCTATAAATATTGTGCAACCGAAGCTGACGTGAACGAGATTGCAAAAGAGAGACAATACAGAAACAGAGACGTGGTCGATATTCACCAAGGCTCTTTCAAGAACGAAGCGGATTTCAACGAAAAACTAGCCATGTTTTACAAAGAGCATTTGcacgaagacgaagaaattAGGTACTGTCTGGAAGGCACTGGGTATTTTGACGTCAGAGATGCTTCCACACCTGAAAACTGGGTCAGGTGCCGGGTAGAGCCGGGAGATTTACTAATTCTTCCGCCGGGTATCTACCACCGTTTCACGTTGACGAGTACTAATCATATCAAGGCTTTGAGGCTGTTCAAAGACGAACCTAAGTGGCAGGCGATTAACAGGTCTACCCAGGCAGACGCTTTGCCCGTTCGCAAGCACTATGTATCCCGAATTAATCAGTACTAAGTACCAAATAGTAATATAGCATTTTAATACTTTAGAGGCGCAGGGTCTCTTTTCGCCGTCAGGAATGATCTTCGAGTCTGTgaaagggaaagaaaaaaacaccaaaactggaaaaagaaacaccGAAAGTTGAACTATTTTCGTATTATTAGTATATTTTGATGGTagtgaaatatttttggtataggcctttttttatttgccTGCGTACTTCTATGGAGCATATTGAATAATATAGACCATAGACGTAGCAGCAAAAGCAACACCCCCCCCCCCTTCACCAAACCCtataaacaacaacaacaatttgCAAGCCAAAAACGATACGACATTTACTATTTTGATTTGGTTTCATCGCccaactttttttatacaaAACTATACGCATACACTcgcattctttttttttttatagaaaACAAACGTAGATCAAAACGTATACGTTTACACTGATAAAGCTGGAGAATGTCAGCAACAACAGGTACGCTAACCGCTACCTTGGCAAAGGACGTCGCAGTCGCCACTGCTACTAAAGTGTCGTCTGACGTGGGTGATACTTTGTATTCATACCTGCCCAAAGTCGATCAGTTTTATATTCCAGAATGGCTTACGATGCAGTTTATTGCCAATAACCTCATTAGTTTTACCCCTCTATTCTCCTATGGTACCACAATTATCAGCATCGAGAAATGTAAGACCGCTTTGGGATTCTCCATAGATATTTGTGCCACAATGTTGATTGCCAGTATCTTAAGGATATCTTACTATTTGATTACACCATACGAAATCACGTTGCTGAGACAATCATTGGTGATGATTTTCATTCAATTAATCCTATTGAAAACAAGTTTAAAATATAGACCCGACGAAtacaaatatcaaaatttgaCCGATGTTGAATCATTGTCGCATTTGATTCATGACATATGGTTCGAGTTTTTCAGTTGCATTAACAGACCGAAATTTTTAAGTGAAGATTGGAAGAACCTGATCAAGTCACTATCATTCACAAACTTGTTGAAATTTacatttaaaatttttttggcattCTTATACAAAATCCTAAAGTTCTTCGACCCGAATTTTAAAAGAATTGGAGCATTTTGGCAATGGGACAACGATAGGAATTTTTGGAGGTTTTTGGCGCTATTTGCAACCTTACAAATACTACTCACATTTTGTATCTCGAACATTTTAAACTGGGACTCATTGGATCAAGGTCTTGGCTCCATTATAGGGTCGCTGGGTTTGCTAGTAGAATCTCTTCTCCCTCTACCACAAATTGCCATTCTTTACAAACTAAAATCCGTCCAGGGTTTCAAACTAATCCTATTGGTAAGTTGGCTTTGTGGTGATACCCTAAAGATCACTTACCTAATTTTTGGtgcaaaaaatatttcCGCATTATTCGTTGTTTTTGCGTTATTCCAGATGTCGTTAGATTTTTACATCGGCGGTCAATACATTTACTATAGATACTACTATCCGAAACTAAGACATATCCACCATCCCAATAACAGCAATCCACCATCAGATGAAGAGGGTGAAAGCGAAATGTACGAATTGGACCTTTTCAATACTTTACAAAAGGATGTCGAAAAGGCCTTGAAACACGATAGTCATGATACATCAGATTCACCTCAATATGATCAAGTAGGTAAATCTCAGCCACATACGGTTACAGTATAAAACTTTGTTGGGTaggcaaaacaaaaaaaagttaataGAGGGTTTTTTTACGTTTTAAATATATGCATCCATAAttcaatatatatatatatgcatgCATGTCCACATACAACATGCCCATCATTACGGTTTTATACCTTGTTCTtcctgtttttgaaaagaaaacataaCCGGCGtttaaaaaggaaagcaCATGGATAGCGTAAATACAATGAGTTCAAACAGCCCCACTAATATCGTTCAATACAAGCTGCGGAAATGGAGAATGAATCTATCaacaatcaaaaattcCTATAGTAATCTTAGTCGCTGGTTCAACGTTCAGGGTGAGCTCAATGTAATTATGCTAAAGCTTCAAAAGCTTTTTCTCATTAATACTCGCACATTCTTCACAGACTATTTataatttctattttcgtATTCAGGACTGCGACGCCAgaatttctatttttctgCTCAACTTTGGACCCTTACGCAGTTATATTGAGAAGACAACTTGGTGAGGCTTTCCATGAGCATAATCATGTGTGAGAACTtattttaatatatttattatttcaagCAACCtctgtaaaaaaaatgatttttttttctttctgggAAACAGCTCCAACGTATTGAAACGTAAATTTTTATGTGTAAAAGAGTGTAcataaaataaacaaaagactATGTCTCGAAATATCGAGTACACAGCCAACATCCCCCAGAAACTTCAGCAGCGAATCGAACCCCGctttatttcaaatatcATAAAACTAAAGAATATCCTTGTTACCTCTTCCGAACGTAACACAATACTCCTTCAACCAGCCTAAAACAGAATAAAAGGGCTATATCGTGATGAcgtgaaaaagaaatctggttttcttttgagcaGAGGCGGAGAAACCCTTTTCCCCATTCAAATGAGGAAAGGGTTTTGTAATCATAAAAGAATGAACTAAATTATTAGGTGCAAAGATAATTCAGGCACACACATAAGTAGTTTTTGTCAAGTAGTAACAAAAGACtgtagaaaaaaaaaaagaaaacaactGGGGAagaattaaaagaaaaatttgattgctttttcttgtttcctttttttctccaagGTCCTCTATACCATTTTTCCAAGTGGCTTTGATTTCCCCATGTTTATTCCTCTACGAGAACGGAAGAAATGGACAAGAGGAACAAGGCAAAATTTTTACGAGCATGACTTCTTCCGAAAAAACAGCCTCCCTTCCCTCTCcttctttaattttcttaTCTCACCGGTAAAACGCCTTTCAGGTACGGCTTCAATTTTGCTTTtacgtttctttttccccTCACGGCTTGACATTCGAAAAAATTGTAGTCTCTATAAATCCGGAGAATGGTGGGGGTTTTTGCGGAGCAAATAATCCGAAACCCTTTCCCTGCGCATTTTCTGTGCGCGTAAGAGGACTAATCCTCCTGTTTTTCCACcatttaaagttttttcgCAAGCCACGCGtgcctttttatttttgcgATGGCGAAGAGGGGTCTCGAAAGWatgaaaaattaacagCATGCGGCTTGCCACTAGTAATAGTCCACACAACCGGGGTGGGAAAAGACTACGCAGTTCACTCTCCacgtttttaaaaaaattatcgaATTCCCACTGAAATCGTCAGCGAGCCAGATTAgcaaaaagtataaaaagCGATGACAATTCTCCATTAACCAAGATTTGAGATCATGCTTTCTCTATTCTATTAATATTTAACTCAtaagaacaacaagaataaCATTACAACAGGattcaaacaaacaacaacaagatgCCTGAGCTCGCGATCAATCCTATCGAGAGCGGTTCTCAAGAACTTTCAATTCACTCTACTTCAGCAGTAAAAAAGCTAGAAACAGATGACTTTCAATTACAAGCCAAGTCTGAAAACAATATCGCCGAACTTCCACAAAAGCCAATCACCGCTTACTGGACAGTTATCTGTTTATGTCTAATGATTGCATTTGGTGGTTTCGTTTTTGGTTGGGACACTGGTACCATTTCCGGGTTTGTCAACCAAAGTGATTTCAAAAGGAGATTTGGTCAGATGAAGTCAGATGGTACTTACTACCTTTCTGATGTTAGAACTGGTTTGATTGTTAgtattttcaatattggTTGTGCTGTTGGTGGGTTAACATTGGGACGTCTAGGTGATATTTATGGCCGTAAAATTGGTTTGATGTGCGTTATTTTGGTGTACATTGTTGGTATTGTGATTCAAATTGCTTCCACTGACAAATGGTACCAATACTTCATCGGCAGAATTGTCTCCGGTATGGGTGTCGGTGGTATTGCTGTCTTATCTCCAACTTTGATCTCCGAAACTGCTCCAAAGCACATTAGAGGTACTTGTGTTTCCTTTT contains these protein-coding regions:
- the PLB1 gene encoding lysophospholipase, producing MKLQNLLASATILTALTENVDAWSPSNSYVPANVTCDDDINLVREASDLSTNETEWLKKRDAYTKEALHSFLDRATSNFSDSSLLSTLFGSNSSNMPKIGVACSGGGYRAMLSGAGMIAAMDNRTVGANEHGLGGLLQGATYLAGLSGGNWLTSTLAWNNWTSVQDIVDNTTASNSIWDISHSILTPGGINIFKTGSRWDDISDDVQAKQDAGFNISLADVWGRALAYNFWPSLYRGGQGYTWSTLREADVFKNAEMPFPITVADGRYPGTTVINLNATLFEFNPFEMGSWDPSLNAFTDVKYLGTNVTNGKPVNKGKCIAGFDNTGFLTATSSTLFNQFLLRLNSTGLPSFIANLATDFLTDLSEANDDIAIYAPNPFKGANFIQKNATSGIIDSDDLFLVDGGEDNQNIPLVPLLQKERQLDAIFALDNSADTNDYWPDGASLVNTYERQFGVQGLNLSFPYVPDANTFVNLGLNKKPTFFGCDATNLTDLDYIPPLIVYIPNSRHSFNGNQSTFKMSYSDSERLGMIKNGFEAATMGNLTSDSGFLGCVGCAIIRRKQQSLNATLPSECSKCFSNYCWNGTIDNKSVSGLGNSDFSSSASLSASAAAASASGKSSSTNKKNAGNALVDYSGLSTNTFVGVLSVISAVFGLI
- the ADI1 gene encoding acireductone dioxygenase (Ni2+-requiring) is translated as MVKVYVHDNKSGIDYRESHNSGTELSLDELAKLGVIYKYCATEADVNEIAKERQYRNRDVVDIHQGSFKNEADFNEKLAMFYKEHLHEDEEIRYCLEGTGYFDVRDASTPENWVRCRVEPGDLLILPPGIYHRFTLTSTNHIKALRLFKDEPKWQAINRSTQADALPVRKHYVSRINQY
- the ANY1 gene encoding Any1p, whose product is MSATTGTLTATLAKDVAVATATKVSSDVGDTLYSYLPKVDQFYIPEWLTMQFIANNLISFTPLFSYGTTIISIEKCKTALGFSIDICATMLIASILRISYYLITPYEITLLRQSLVMIFIQLILLKTSLKYRPDEYKYQNLTDVESLSHLIHDIWFEFFSCINRPKFLSEDWKNLIKSLSFTNLLKFTFKIFLAFLYKILKFFDPNFKRIGAFWQWDNDRNFWRFLALFATLQILLTFCISNILNWDSLDQGLGSIIGSLGLLVESLLPLPQIAILYKLKSVQGFKLILLVSWLCGDTLKITYLIFGAKNISALFVVFALFQMSLDFYIGGQYIYYRYYYPKLRHIHHPNNSNPPSDEEGESEMYELDLFNTLQKDVEKALKHDSHDTSDSPQYDQVGKSQPHTVTV